The genomic DNA TCGAGAAGAAAGCCGAAGACTAGTCTGGAGTGCTTTGACGCTTGCTGCTGGATTCACAGCGCACGATGCGGCGTTTGCCAAGGATCCGACCGAGTTGCACATTATCGACGCGGCGAATGTGAGTTTCATCATCGGCCCACCCAACGCATATGCTGACGAACATGGCTCGGGATCAGTATGCCCTATGCTTCCCAGCAGAGGTTATGATCCGACAGTCACCGAGCCTTGTGCATTCGCCTCAAGAATCTGTTTGGGCGTTGTATGGTCGCGCAATGCTGCTTTGGAATAGCTGTCTAATGCTACGAAAGAAGTCGGCTCAGATGACAGACGCACAGCGTGCAGAATTCGCTGTGAACGTTTGGTTGGAAACTAATACTATTGAGGAAGCCTTGAACAGGCATACATGCTCGTTCGAGCAGAATTCATTGTTCCAAGGTAATTTCACCTATTTCCTGTGAGTAAGCCCAGGCTGATATTCTCACAGGTCGAGAATACTTGTTCAAGTAAGTGGAAAGTTTGGTTCGGCAGTACTTTAAGCCTGATCGAAGGGTCTTGATAACAGTACTCGCATGTTTATCTCTTGGGAGTTCCGTCGGTATATACCTTCCCCGGACACGTGAGTACTTAATTGGGCACATGACTTCGGCAGTTGCTGAAATCGGTTGGGTTTAGTGAGGTACACCAACAGTTTCACAGACGAAAAGCCGAGGAATGGCGTAGGTCAAGTTCTCTGATTGCCGTGAACCTTGACTAATGCAAACTTTCAAGTTCGACATCAAGCCGAGGTCGCAAAACGACTTATGCAAGGATTACACACTGTAACCGGATTGGCGAGTAACGTCCTCGGAAAGAGGCCATACTTTGTCTGGTGGTTTATGAGTCAGGTCTCTCGGTGAGTGATACCTCGGTATTTCTAATCTAGCGACGGTTGTGCTAACCCCAATGCAGGTGCCTTTCTCTCTGGCAGTGCGACCAGTCCCTGTTCATTGCTTTGGAGGTAGCTCGCGCATTCCTTCCACCCATTGACTACCTCACGTGTCTGTGGCCTTGCCAAAGTGAGTTGTCTCGATGCGCAGCCAAGTTTGTATCAATTAAACCGCTTTTAGTCCAGCGCGTGCGATACAACCAAATCCGTCAACGATTGCACAATGAATGCGTCAAGTACGGATTAGAACCGCCTCCACCCCCTCAACTCGTCATCCCAACGGCTATACTCTAAAGGACTCTTTTTAAACATCTGACTTCCAGAAGCATGTCTACCTGCATATTTATAATCTGGCTTTCCTTTCATCTATAATCCCACTAGGCATTTTCTGGATTCGCGCAATTTCCCTCGGGCTTTGTATTAGCTCAATGAATTAAAATATAAAAGCCGGTATTTTTGCATCCCAAAAGACTGTAGAGGATGGGAATTATCACACGGTCATACTACGCTTCATAGGCTTCCAGTCGATTTGTTGACATTGAACCAGGGTCACGCTATACGTCGTTATCCACTATAGGAAATAATCGACAAGTTCCAGACTCAGGTTCAATCAACCAACGACTATCGGCGATATCTTGGAGGTCAACCGGAAGTTTGCGAGCTAATGGTTGCCGAGCCGCGATCAGCCGCCAAAGATCCGACATGTCCTGCATGCTTACATGTAGTCAAAGAGAGCTTCCCTACTTGTCGCCTGTGTGGTCGCAACTTTTCGATTGTTCTTAACTCTTTCGAAGATCTACCTTCCACATTGTTGTGGGCATCGAGGCACATCTAGCAGCGACATTTTTGCGCTTGATGGCTCCATGGAGATAAGTGACTGGGTGAATAGTAAGGATTCGCAATTTTTGCTCTGTCTGGCCTGATCTGCAAGCTTTGTTTGAAGTATAAAACAGAGAGACTGGCCTCGGTGGTAAACCAACTCTTCAAGCTCATCAACTAGCAATGAAGTTGTTTGCTGGCCTCGCTTTGCTCGCTGCTACTGCGACTCAGGTTGCTGCACACTGTAAGTCTATTATTTCTGTTGACCATGAAGGCTCATCGAAACGCCAACTGAAACAGATCGTTTTACTTCATTGCTCGTCAATGGTGCCAATACCGGTACATATGTCAACGTTCGCCAGAACACGAACTACAACTCGCCTGTAGGTTTTTTCCTTTCTTTGTATAGGATATGTGTCGCTTAACCGTACCTTGTGCCAGGTAACCGATGTGTCTTCTACGGACTTTACATGCAATGCTGGAGGACGTTCGGCAGGTTCGACTTCTACTGCTACAGTCCCGGCCGGGTCCACGGTTAGTGTTGATGAGCTCTGGGTTGGATTGCCTTCATTAATCTGCTGAAATGAAGATTGGCTTCGCCTTGGACCAAGCTATCTACCATGCGGGTGTCATCAACGTGTACATGGCAAAGGCCCCAAATACAGCAGCCAGCTTTGATGGGTCCGGAAACGTCTGGTTCAAAGTCTACCAGCTCTCCGCCGTCACCAACGGTGGCAGCACTATCACATTCCCAGCGGACAGTGAGTTATGACCCCTGTGTGCGATAAACACTTACCCGAATTATGATCAGACCTAACCCAGGTAACATTCAAGATTCCGAGCACACTCCCGGCTGGCGAATACCTAGTCCGCATCGAGCACATTGCTCTGCACGTAAGCCAACTCGTTTCTATACTATATGCGTGGACAGGAATCCTTATCCACCAAATAGGCCTCGAGCTCTTACCCAGGAGCACAATTCTACATTTCTTGCGCACAAGTCAAAGTTACTGGCGGAGGATCTCGTACTCCCAGCCCACTTGTCGCGTTCCCAGGCTATTACAGCGGCCAGGAGCCAGGAATCAAAATCAACATTTATTGTAAGTCGATAGAATATTCAAATGTGATTTATACTTATTCCTTTTCTAGACCCTATCGTCAGTACAATTCTAATCTGGGTATATGCACATTGCTTATCTCTGTTTGTATTAATTAGCCGACCACTTACATCCAGCCCGGACCGGTAAGCCATGCCTAGCACATTCAGCACAAGGCGCAGGTAACTAACTTCAGATTACAGGCCGTCTGGAGCGGTTAAAGATCGGAAATTGCCCTTCGCTTGTAGTTACTCCGAATATATCAATTGTGCATTTTATCAAACAGAACGTCAAACGCATACATGCGTTTGGTGAGAGTTCATATACTGCACTCAGTTCAGCGAGTTTTTTTGGCCTCCAGACAATCAGCCAAAATTCATACAAACTGATAATAAATTAGCGATTTCGCTTAAATTTAAATCATCTGGCCCTTATTAAAAGTATAAATTGAGATGGTCTACGGAAAACATGCGTGTGCATGTCCGTTCCTGTTTCTGATGAACTAGGAGCATCTAGGAGTTGTGGTGGGACGAGACACAGAATTGCTGGGGTTAGTTGCGCCGCAACCGTTAAGAACCCCTAGTGCGGTATCGTCAACCGCATCGTTGTAGGCCGCCCCACAATTAGGATCACTAAATTGTTGGTGAGCAGATGTTTGAGATAAAAGTGATAAAAAAAGTTACCTTGCACCTCCGGATGCGTTGTTAAACCACGAGCATATATCGTGGCTGAAGCAGTCTTGTGTCCTATCCAAACCACATGTTGAGATATTTCTAGCTGTTTTTACTGTTTTCCATGCTCACCAAGCGTTACCAACGGCCGCACCTTTACATCCCGCACCACATCTACCATTGCAGCTATAGCTGAACAGTGAAATAGAGTGCTCAACAGTGTCGAATAGTACTGAAGATGCCAAGATACTCACTCTCCTCCGTTCACACTATTGGTGCCAAAGTTGGACCCGACCACTCCGGTCCAAGTACACGTCTTCCCGGCACTATTGGTCCACCTGGCAGTTGCAGTAGCGCCTGGCTTCAGGCATGTAATTGCTGCGAAGCTGGGGGAGATGGATAAAATGACAAGAGAGAGCGGGATAAAAAGCAAGCCTATCATCGTACCACAACAGGAAACTAATTAACCCAGGAATGCATACTCGGCAGCCTACTTATACCATGTTGGTTGGTCCCTGACCATTATTATTATTCTTGCCAACCAGTCGGCTTGCGTTAGAGCACGCCATCACGAGTCTCCCATATGACCGTGCATATGATCACAATCCTTCTAGCACGTGAGTAAATCAACTCACGTAATATTTTTTGAAATCCATACTCGGCGAACAAGGCTCACTATCACGAAACTAAGTAGAGGCGATATAAAAGGAGAAATAGAGTATAAAGAAGAGAAGGTACGCAAAAAGTAACCGTGAGGTAGCAAGACACAGACATAGACTTAGTAGAGGCGTTATAAGGGCGTAGAAGTGCTGGACGGGCGGAATGCTCGAGAGGGTGGGTGGACTGTGAGCGGGGATGGGCAGTTGCTGTTCTGGATGCCGCCGGACTTCCCATCGAAGCTGGCGCCCCACACCGAGTTGAGTATCACTCGGTATGGATTGCTTGGCGTACCAAAGTAACGGGTTGTGCTCCGGAGCGGATGGCATATATGCTATCTGCTACAGCCATTCTTCCATTCGTCCAAGGTCTGCGGTCTCTTTGGATGGCCGGATAACATATGTCAGGTAGCACAGGTCCGTATATCGATGTATCAGCTGATCGATAATACATGCATTTGCTAAATCCAAGCCAAGTCAAAGCATCAAATACAGAGTCGTCTGATCGGCCCCATGTGTACAGTATATCGCCTGACTGTGGGGGTTGTACAACCAAGCACAGTTATTGAAACCCAGGGAGTTGTACTGTCAGAAAGCGACTGATCTCTTATTCTGGATACCCTACAACTCACTTAGCTACGACGCCAGACAAGGTGATTAGTTCCAGCGAGTAATCTGATTATAGTAAGTGGCACAGCCTACGTTCTTGTATTATTAGCCGGGCAAAACCTCCAAAAGACGCGTCCGGATCCGGGTCGTCCATCAGTCCGatcaatgcagaggtatcgtGGGGTGCTCATGGCTTATACTTATGCTCCGATGCGAGCTAACGAGCCAAAGATAGTTGATAAATTGTCAATTAATAAGGAGTAAATACAGAGTAGTGGTATAGTCAGGGGCCAGGCGAGGATGGGGGGTCCGGCGCGGAGGGCTGGATGGGCCTGGAGCGCCAAGGCACGAGCCTGGCTCGCGGGTCGGGTGGCCATCCCCGACGGAGCAAGGTGGGTGGGTGGGGGGAGGATGGACCAATGTATACACAATAAGTGATGACGGGAATAAAGGGAATTACGGTGTTGAGAAAGGGAAGGTGGGCGAGACGAAAATAAGTGTAAGCGTGCGAGAACGAGCATTACGCGCAGTATGTCGAAGACGGGTAACAACTGAACGCGATCGCGTGCCCATAAGACGGCGCTCGCAAACCCTGTACACAAGTCCAAATCTGTGGACCTCCACAGGTTTCGGACCACGCCTTCCGTTTTCCAAATtattggtgtgcaacattcCGTGCTATCGGTCATTTTACCTGGTTTCCTTCGTTTTGGGGTTACGGTCCGGAAACTGGTTGCCAGTAGTCTTTGATATACAGTAAATTACCGTGTGCAGCACCCGTACTTGTATGATTACACTCATTTTTGTCCCGCCCACCTTCCCTCTCAGACTCGAGATTTTCCGTCTTTTTCTCATTCCCTTCCTTTCGTTTAATACGATGACGAGATTGGTTCGATATTTCTCCTCCCGCCACCCCTCCTGCCCCTCGGAGATTTCGCCCTTTCGTATTTAATGCGTTTTTCTATATTAACCTCGATGAGTTCCCTTTTGACTGTTATTAGAACATTCATGAATAATGTCTTGATGTCTGTAGAGACAAGAGAGGTTGATACGTAAAATATCCTGAATCCCTTCGCCCATAACTATATGAGCGGGCAGCCTTTGTAGAAGCTGTGTCCCGTGAGGGTTCGGACTCATCGACATCGGACTATACACTTCGTTATTATGTTACCATAGTTCGAGTGACTACAGGAGTAAGTTATGCTCACCAGGTGCAATGGGAAGAAATAATTCACAACCCTGCCAGGACCGGAGGCCGTAACCACCAAGTCACGAATCGGGAAGCTTGGACGTTCGCCGGCGATCGCTCAGCTTATGTAGACCTTTGCACGTACGGCCACCATCTATGCGCCCTTATAACACCAGCTGTGGTGGGTCCTTGTGGCCCTCCCGGGGGTTTCTACCGCCCCTCACACTTGTATTTCCGCCCGTATTgatatcttttttttttttatctcTTTCCGTCCCGGCGTGGTTTGACCCCGCTGTGAACAATTTGCCTCGTTCGCATGTAACTATTGAAATATTAATATTACAGTCCTCCCCCTTGAACGGCACCCTCCACAAGTGCAATCAGCACTAAAATTGACGTATTTGGTGTGGGGAAAGTGTGGGGGTGACAAACCGGCCGCCGTGACCAGGGGTAGGCATATGCGTCGGTAACACAGCCAGATACCTAACCAACCTGGATCTCGAAGAGGACATGAGCCAGCGAAAATGAGGGCATAAGGTGTGATAGGTGCAAGAGAAAGTCGAGACTTGTTAAGAAAGCTGTATATAAGTCCCAAAAAATATACCAAATTTTCATCACCATTCGCTCGTTTGCTTATTTTTTCCCCGCTTTTTTCTCGTCTTTTTTCCGATTTTTTCTCGTACTCACCATCGCTCTTTCCATGCATCCTCAACTCGGGTCCCCTCTGGTGCGCTCTCCTTTCATTTGTGTCGCTTATATGCGATTCTGATTTACTTGTCAATCCATGGCATGGAGGAGAGAATGTGATGATGACTCATCCTGAATATCAGCAGGAATTCTACCAGTGTGATGTTGACATGGCTATTGAGGGAACCTGGACTGGCCAGGAGATGCTGCAGCAAATTATCGTGGAGAGGCGGGATGGGTTCACAGGTGAGGATGGTGGATATAATCTAGAGGATTATAACCTGCGTCAAGCTAGTTATAATATATAGCATATAGTGGATATACAGTCATTATTGATAATACTTGGTGTACATAGCTCATTCCCAATGTCTCACAGAGTGCAACATATACGCGCTGACTAATACGCTACATAACCCATTTACATAAGCGTACCCCGCAAGGTACTAGTCTCGCTGAAATATCTCCTTGACAGGATTTCTAGTGTGTTTTACCACCATCAAGTTGCCGTTCAAGGGGGAGGACTGTATTATAATTTGAAAAAGAAGCTCATGAGGCAATAATTATCGTTAAGCCAACTCATGTGTTCGCCATGCGAGCCCAGATCACGCCATCTCACCAAGGAATGGGCCCATCAAGCTAATGGGCAGCTGTCCATAAGATCTGAGCCCTATTTTATCTATCTTAGGTAAATCTCGACAAACGAATCCAATGAGTTTGTCTTCTGCTCACCTATATGTTTGCTTCAAGTTTAAAGGTAATTATTTAGACA from Rhizoctonia solani chromosome 16, complete sequence includes the following:
- a CDS encoding glycoside hydrolase family 61 protein; amino-acid sequence: MKLFAGLALLAATATQVAAHYRFTSLLVNGANTGTYVNVRQNTNYNSPVTDVSSTDFTCNAGGRSAGSTSTATVPAGSTIGFALDQAIYHAGVINVYMAKAPNTAASFDGSGNVWFKVYQLSAVTNGGSTITFPADNLTQVTFKIPSTLPAGEYLVRIEHIALHASSSYPGAQFYISCAQVKVTGGGSRTPSPLVAFPGYYSGQEPGIKINIYYPIPTTYIQPGPAVWSG